The sequence below is a genomic window from Paenibacillus sp. DCT19.
CTCTTCTATTTACAACGGTTTCCATGATGGTTACCAATCTCATCTGCTTATTTCTAATTGGAGACTTAACCGATAGTTTTGCATATCCGGTCATGGTTGCTGCACGTTATATCACCATTGCTGACTTTCTCCAGCATATTGAGTCCATTATTATTGCCATATGGATCTTTGGGATTTTTGTCAAGATCTCTGTATTTCTCTATATTTTTGCGACATCTACCGCAGAGTGGTTTGGTTTGAATGACTATAAACCTGTTGTAGCACCGCTCGCATTTTTATGTATGGTTTTTGCCTATTGGATTGTATCCGACACCGCCAGTGCTGCCAATCTTGTCAGCTCTTCAGCGAATGTATATACCTTGGTGCTGTTGCTGGCTTTTCCGGCAATCTTGTATGGTATAGCCTTGCTCAGAACGATGTGGACACGCAGTCGCGGAGATGGAGCTAAGGCAGGATCGGAGGGAAGAGAATGAGGAAAGTGATATCTATCATCATGATATTGCTTAGCAGCATCGTATTATCTGGGTGTTGGGATCGGATTGAGGTTAACGATTTGGCAATTGTGCTCGCAACAGCCATCGATTATGAAGAAGAACGATATCAACTAACTTCCCAGATATTTATTCCAAGAAAGGCGGGCGGGGGATCCTCCGGAGGTAGTGAAGGGAGTCCGAGCGGGGTAACGATGATTCGAACAGCGGAAGGAAGTACAGTAGCCGAAGCGCTAAATCGCTTGCAAAGGAAAGTGCCACGGAATATGTTCTGGGGGCACTGTGAGGTCATAGTCATTAGTGAGCATGCTGGCAAAAAGGGTTTGCGCCAATACATCGATTTTCTGCTTCGATACCCTCAATTCCGCGAACATGCCTACGTCTTCTCTACTAGTGATTCTGCTAAGGATATCCTAGCATTGCTTGATCCCCTCGAAAGAAGTTCAGCAGAATCTTTGCGTGAGATGGCCAATATGAAGCTGGGTACACGAGTGACGGTACTTGAACTAGCCCAGTCTATTGAAGGACCAAGCCGTTCTGCTACATTGTCACGAATGTTAATGTTACCACCAGATCCCGGGAAAGATCGATTTGCATCCAATCCATATGTCAAAGGGTTAAGCTTATATAAAAATGATCATTATGTTAAAACAGTTACCGAACCATTGAGTGTGGGCATTCTGTTGCTTGCGAACGAGCTGGAGAATATTATCATGCCGGTACAGGTGAAGAATATGGAGGGTTCCTTTTCCATAAGGCCAATTGAAATGCATACCGCTTTAACCCCTCAAATTATCAATAATGAATGGCGTATGCAGGTTAAAGTGAAGTCCAAAGGAGAAGTGGTGCTTAACACGACCGATGGTAACTTAACCGATCCTTCCATATTAAATGAATTGGACAAAGCATGGTCAGAACATTTGAAAGAGCTAGCAGAAAAAGCTTTATCCATGGCACAGAAAGAGTTAAAAACAGATTATTTTCAATTCGCTACCGAATTCCGCAGACATTATCCCAAGCAATGGAATAGAGAGCAGAAGAACTGGGAAGAGATTTTTTCTACGATGGACGTTCAGGTGAAGGTAGAAGCGCTCGTGACACGTACAGGAAAGTCCATAGGCCCTCAAGGTATACCTGAGCAGGGTGCAGACTAACCTAGGGACTTCTGTTAATACAGATAAGAAGTGTAGGGAGGAATAGATCGAATGAAATTCGTATCTGTCCTGGGAATATTTCTACTGACAGCAGCGATTGTGTATGGCGAGTGGCGCAGTAGTGCACAGAAAAAGCAAGAATCGTCGCAGGAGGTTTAACACTACTGTCAGCGATGCTTGCTCTAATTTTGTTGTTTCTACCCAGTCTGCCTGGCCCGACGCAGTGGATTAAACTTTTGTTCGGGAAAATAGACAAGTTCATGAAATGAACTTCGCAGTTCATGGTAAATAATGATTTTATTGCTATAAGGTGTAGACGATGCGAGAGCTAACTGGAATGCAGAAGAGAAAACTAGATCCTCATCAAGATCGCTTCTCGGGTGCTTTTGGGAAGTTTACCGAAGACCAAATCATAAGAATGATCAATCATAGGAAACACATCGGATTCATCCATAGATTCATTGATCAGAACGGTGTTCCAGTGTTTTTTGTTCATATGATATCCTGGCTGTATATTCTCATTTTGTTCTCTCAAATTTTCCGCAATAACCGGATCACATTTGAGGTTTATCGTATGTCTGCTTTCAAAAATGAGTGCAAACATTTTTCCGGCAACCTTGATCACGAGGATGTCTGGCCCAAAAGGAAAGTCCTTCACCGCACCCTTCTTCGTCAGGCAGTATTCAATGATATTGTTCATGCAAAAGTAAATCTCCTTTATAGGCATCGTATATTAGGTTAAAGTTTAAACTGATTATCCATAGTATAACAGATGCTCATCTGCTATGAATTAATGGTGTAAAGACTGGGATAAAAGTGCTAAGTAGGCTGGTTAAAGACGAAAATATTTAAATGGGCAAGAAGAAGGGGCAGTAGTGATACTGCTTCATTTTTGTGCGCGGATACGAATACATCATATGTATATAAAGTCTTATTTTTATCCTTTTTAATGAAAATTAACAAAATCCATTAAACATTTTATTTTTAAAGTCGATAAATAGAAATTAATACATCTGAGAAAATAGGTGGTGAGTGAGGAATATGTCTCTAGTAACAGTTAGTTATGAACAATTGCAGATTCAGCCATTTGATATCCGAATTCATGAAGTAACTTTACTCATGAAAGTTCATGATCATGGCAAGCTTACTTTCACTGGAGTGATTCCAGAAGAGAAGGAAGAACAGTACGTACGAATGGCGGACGAGAGTACACCAGTTGAATTGTTCTATACGGACGAGCAGGGTCAAAAGCAACGTTTATTTCACGGAATTATTTTGAAGCTACATGTGAAGGTGGAGAACAAAGTGTACTGGCTTGAAGCGGAGCTGTGTCCCATTCGCATGCAATGGATCTCGGCGCAAAACACGTTCCTATCAAAATATAAGTATTTGATTCTGACGTTATGCAGAAGATTAGTGGGTTCTATCCGGATGGACAGGTCTTCAATACATTTATTGAGAAAAAAAAGCTGGGTGCGTATACACTACAATATCAAGAAACCGATTGGGAGTTCCTGAAGCGGCTTGCGTCACATTATCATACGGTTCTTGTTCCTGTATCAACGGAGGAACGGATTCGCATCTATCTTGGGCTGCCTGAACAACGGGATGCCGGCAAGCTGGAAGCGACACATTACCGCATGTATAAGGACATGCTCGCTTATCAGAAAGAAGCCAAGTTGGGGACGAGCGATATTAACGAGAAGGATTATATCCGTTATGAAGTTCAGGTACGTGATCGTGTGCTCCAGCTTGGGGATCAAGTGCAGTTCAAAGGACATTCACTATATGTGTTCGAAATTCGGACTGAGATGAAAAAGGGATTGCTTTTACATCATTATGTGCTTGGCCATAAAGCATCTGCATATCGCCGCAAGCGTTACAACTCCCGCTTGGTAGGTGCGTCCATCTCCGGAAATATCATGGGTGTAGTGAGAGACGAGGTCCAGGTTCATCTAGATATCGATCAGGAGTGGAGCCTGGCGACAGCCTATCTGTTCCATACTCCACGATGTATGCATCGGATGATCAGACTGGCTGGTATTGCATGCCTGAAAAAGGTGACAGTATAAGGCTCTATTTTCCCAATGCTAGAGAAACTGAGGGCATTGCGCTCAGTTCTGTTCGTCAAAAACTACCTGCAGAAGAAAGTCCGGCAAGTGCGGCACAATCAGGGTCTGGAGCATCATCGCAAACAGGTGGAAGTGGAGGGAGTAGCGGGGCAGGTGGAGGAACGACAACGGTTGTACAGCAGCAACAGCTGCAGCCAGTTGTGAATTTTGATAAGGATCTGAAAGAAGATCTGATGGCCAATCCCAATACGAAGTTCCTTCTAACACCGACGGGTCAGAAGATTACCTTTGAAGAGGATCGCATCACGATTACCGGCTCGACCGGAGGGGCAACGCTGACCCTGACCAGTGCTGGAACGATTATTCTTAATTGCGAGAACAAGATCACGCTACAGGCAAGTAAACAAGTGGAATTAGTAGCAGAGACGGTGACCCTTCAGGCGAATCAGATTGATATGTCTACCAAAGACGGTAATGGCGGTTTAACCATCGATCAAGGACAGGTCGTGATCAAAGGGATCGAAATATTAATGAATCAGTAAAAATGCGGAGGATGGACCCATGCATCAGATGGAACTATGGCAGCAGTTTCTGGAACAAGAGGCATTGCCGCTGCGAAACGCCCAAGTACATAAGCTTCATGAATTTTATATTGCGAATAGATCAGAGATCGTGCAAGGGTTCGTTCCGTTATTTGGGACGCTGTGTGAACAAATCTTGCTCCAGCAAGAGCGCGGAGAGCTTCAGTCGTGCAGTACTATACACGTGTCGTTGATGCGGACAAGGCTCATTCAAGGCGATCCTGCCTACATGCTGCACGCAAGTGATAGACGTCAAGAAAGTGAAGTGCCTGTCAGTGGATTTTTATATGATGCGAGCTGGATCTACAGCTTTATGGATCAATGGATTGAGGAATGCGAGGATGGTCGCAGACGGTATATGAATCGGATTGATCAGGCCGCATTAGAGGCATGGCAAGCAGGTCAGCTCTATCCTTTTCACATTTATATGGTTCTTGCTGTTCGTCATGCGATGGATACGATCCGTACAATGGATTCATTTGAAGCAATCAGAAAAGAGGTACACTTCGAAGTTCGTGTGGGAGAGTATCAGGATCAGGAAGTAACGGAATCGGTATATCGTTTCAACGGATTACAGAGAAGCTCTATTGCGTGCAAAGGTTGGCTGGAAAGCAGGCTACCGAATGAATATATCTATGAACATATCGCTGGTGTTAATCTCTGTAACGGAAATTATGCAGAACTCGATTTCAATCATGCGAGATTCGAGGAAGTGGATTTGAGTGGAAGCAGCTTTGAAGGCGCAAGCCTACTAGGCACACGATTTGAACGTTGTCAATGTACACAGTCCAACTACGGGCAAACACTACTTATTGATACAGACTTTCGAGATTGTAACCTCACAGGTGCCAACTTCGATGGCGCATGGAGTGAACGGGATACATTCATAGAGACGCATGGACTGATCTATGGTATTCATGGACTTCGGTTTCAGGGAGCGAATCTAAGCCATGCCACATTTAGGTACGCTAGGATTGCTGGTGATTTTACGGGCGCAGAACTAGAGCAGGTGAATTTTACAGGAGCAGATCTCTCAGGTAGCCGGATGCTTGCACAGGATCGGTTCCGGGTTGAACTGACCTCTGAGCAACGAGCTTCCGTAGAATGGGTTGAGGCTTAGGAGGCTAGCGTATGGATTACTATATCATCGAATATGACCGCCGTCTCCCGCAGCAAGGGGCTATTCAATGGCCGGAACGGATGCTTCAGGGGTATGAACAGACAGCAGATGAAGAAATGGTGTATGTAAAACAAGGTGAAGTGTTTACATCCCCATGTATCGTGAACCACTATCCTATACAACTGTATGTGGAAGAGCTATCTCGCATCATGCTCAAAATGGAATCAGATCTTCATCACAAACGCATTGTTGTCATGAATCTGGAGCAGCAGAACCAGACGTTCTATGAATGGATCGAGTTACCTCAAGTGAGCTGGATGGCACCCGAGGCAGTTCAGGTTCAAGCTGGACAAGTGAACGGTATAGCTCTTGGACATCAAGGGTTGAGCGAAAGCTCAATATGGTGCGTCCCGTATTACCGTTCATATCTGACAATCGTAGGACTTGAAGTAGCCGAGAAGTTATTAAAAGCAGGAATATACGGGTTAATCGTGAGACCGATTCAGATAACAGGAGGAGAACTAGATGGGGATTATAGATACGGTACTAGATAAAGGTACGCTAGGTGAGTTGCTAAGCTCACCTTGGAGAAGTGAGGATACCTATGTAACCGCAGGTGCTTATATGTATTGTACCTTAGGAACACATGAGGATGTGCTTAACAAGCTGGAGCCTAATGGTGTGTATATCAATGGGAGTCCAATGCTAACAGTGGACGACTGCGTGACGTCCACATCGGAGCCAAGAGTTATGCACGGCGTGCCTTGTACCAAGATGGGAGAAAACATTGATGGGAATCTGTATTCGTTCGGATACTGTAGAAGTGAGCTGCATCCCATGAAGACAGCGGAAAAGCTAATTGGAGATTACGCTGCCCTTCCACATATCATTGATCCAGATCCATTAGAACCAACATTCGGTAAGGCTGTATTTCCATGTGCGCCAGATTTGATGCCTACAGCTTCAACATCTGCACCAGCACAAGCCCCATTTACCGCTCAAGCTACAGCCCAACTTAGCGCTTTGGTCTCACTACCCATGTCT
It includes:
- a CDS encoding Ger(x)C family spore germination protein, which gives rise to MRKVISIIMILLSSIVLSGCWDRIEVNDLAIVLATAIDYEEERYQLTSQIFIPRKAGGGSSGGSEGSPSGVTMIRTAEGSTVAEALNRLQRKVPRNMFWGHCEVIVISEHAGKKGLRQYIDFLLRYPQFREHAYVFSTSDSAKDILALLDPLERSSAESLREMANMKLGTRVTVLELAQSIEGPSRSATLSRMLMLPPDPGKDRFASNPYVKGLSLYKNDHYVKTVTEPLSVGILLLANELENIIMPVQVKNMEGSFSIRPIEMHTALTPQIINNEWRMQVKVKSKGEVVLNTTDGNLTDPSILNELDKAWSEHLKELAEKALSMAQKELKTDYFQFATEFRRHYPKQWNREQKNWEEIFSTMDVQVKVEALVTRTGKSIGPQGIPEQGAD
- a CDS encoding MmcQ/YjbR family DNA-binding protein, translating into MNNIIEYCLTKKGAVKDFPFGPDILVIKVAGKMFALIFESRHTINLKCDPVIAENLREQNENIQPGYHMNKKHWNTVLINESMDESDVFPMIDHSYDLVFGKLPKSTREAILMRI
- a CDS encoding pentapeptide repeat-containing protein, giving the protein MHQMELWQQFLEQEALPLRNAQVHKLHEFYIANRSEIVQGFVPLFGTLCEQILLQQERGELQSCSTIHVSLMRTRLIQGDPAYMLHASDRRQESEVPVSGFLYDASWIYSFMDQWIEECEDGRRRYMNRIDQAALEAWQAGQLYPFHIYMVLAVRHAMDTIRTMDSFEAIRKEVHFEVRVGEYQDQEVTESVYRFNGLQRSSIACKGWLESRLPNEYIYEHIAGVNLCNGNYAELDFNHARFEEVDLSGSSFEGASLLGTRFERCQCTQSNYGQTLLIDTDFRDCNLTGANFDGAWSERDTFIETHGLIYGIHGLRFQGANLSHATFRYARIAGDFTGAELEQVNFTGADLSGSRMLAQDRFRVELTSEQRASVEWVEA
- a CDS encoding PAAR-like protein: MGIIDTVLDKGTLGELLSSPWRSEDTYVTAGAYMYCTLGTHEDVLNKLEPNGVYINGSPMLTVDDCVTSTSEPRVMHGVPCTKMGENIDGNLYSFGYCRSELHPMKTAEKLIGDYAALPHIIDPDPLEPTFGKAVFPCAPDLMPTASTSAPAQAPFTAQATAQLSALVSLPMSNSLLDALTGATTKWTNGSSNVSIQGVPALTSKSCLYCKCGGKISLLTNGMDPAPPQFSAR